One stretch of Nocardioides perillae DNA includes these proteins:
- a CDS encoding citrate synthase 2 — MTEVHHGLEGVVAFETQIAEPDKEGSALRYRGVDIEDIVGRVPFENVWGLLIDGAYTPGLPPAEAYNIPVHTGDVRVDVQAAIAMLAPAFGFRQTYDISDEQARADLSRVAVMVLSYAAQSARGLHQPVVPQSEVDAGATLAEKFLIRWKGEADPKHVKAIDAYWSSAAEHGMNASTFTARVITSTGADVAAAFSGAIGAMSGPLHGGAPSRVLGMIEEVERRDGDAASYVKELLDSGERLMGFGHRVYRAEDPRARVLRRTARELDAPRYEVAEALEKAALAELRERRPDRVLETNVEFWAAIVLDFAEVPAPMFTSMFTCARTGGWSAHILEQKRTGRLIRPSAVYAGPPSRPASEVEGWQDAWGEG, encoded by the coding sequence ATGACCGAGGTGCACCACGGACTGGAGGGCGTCGTCGCCTTCGAGACCCAGATCGCCGAGCCCGACAAGGAGGGCTCCGCGCTGCGCTACCGCGGCGTCGACATCGAGGACATCGTCGGCCGGGTCCCGTTCGAGAACGTCTGGGGCCTGCTGATCGACGGCGCCTACACCCCGGGCCTGCCGCCGGCCGAGGCCTACAACATCCCGGTGCACACCGGTGACGTGCGCGTCGACGTGCAGGCCGCGATCGCGATGCTCGCCCCCGCCTTCGGCTTCCGCCAGACCTACGACATCTCCGACGAGCAGGCTCGCGCCGACCTCTCCCGGGTCGCGGTGATGGTGCTGTCCTACGCCGCGCAGTCCGCCCGCGGCCTGCACCAGCCGGTCGTGCCGCAGAGCGAGGTCGACGCCGGCGCCACCCTGGCCGAGAAGTTCCTCATCCGCTGGAAGGGCGAGGCCGACCCCAAGCACGTGAAGGCGATCGACGCCTACTGGTCGTCCGCGGCCGAGCACGGCATGAACGCCTCCACCTTCACCGCCCGCGTCATCACCTCGACCGGCGCCGACGTGGCCGCCGCCTTCTCCGGCGCGATCGGCGCCATGAGCGGCCCGCTGCACGGCGGCGCCCCCTCCCGGGTGCTCGGCATGATCGAGGAGGTGGAGCGTCGCGACGGCGACGCCGCCTCCTACGTCAAGGAGCTGCTCGACAGCGGCGAGCGCCTCATGGGCTTCGGCCACCGCGTCTACCGCGCCGAGGACCCCCGCGCCCGCGTGCTGCGCCGCACGGCGCGCGAGCTCGACGCGCCGCGCTACGAGGTGGCCGAGGCACTCGAGAAGGCCGCGCTGGCCGAGCTGCGCGAGCGCCGCCCCGACCGGGTGCTCGAGACCAACGTGGAGTTCTGGGCCGCGATCGTCCTCGACTTCGCCGAGGTGCCCGCGCCGATGTTCACCTCGATGTTCACCTGCGCGCGCACCGGCGGCTGGTCGGCGCACATCCTCGAGCAGAAGCGCACCGGCCGCCTGATCCGCCCGTCGGCGGTCTACGCCGGCCCGCCGTCGCGCCCCGCCTCCGAGGTGGAGGGCTGGCAGGACGCCTGGGGCGAGGGCTGA
- a CDS encoding alpha/beta fold hydrolase, translated as MTLHRAADPDAAVVLIVPAMGLGARWYRPLLEALAAAGVHAAATETRGHEEGAPPPGRRHDHGYADLVADLDAAARLLTDEVGGPLVLLGHSLGGQVASALLAQRPDAAAGLALVASGSPYWRDWRRRPDDAAGWGAVRLLALTQGAALLARVLGHFPGHRFGFAGREAPTQTRDWARLARTGRLRFAGLDGRVRDHTAALRGLRLPVLAVTLDGDDLTPPRSTDGLLRWWAAADVERHHVSPAPGSGLSTDHLRWVRTPAVVVPVVAAWVSRVAVGPSP; from the coding sequence GTGACGCTGCACCGGGCGGCCGACCCCGACGCGGCGGTCGTGCTCATCGTGCCGGCGATGGGACTCGGCGCGCGGTGGTACCGCCCGCTCCTGGAGGCGCTCGCCGCGGCGGGGGTCCACGCGGCCGCCACCGAGACCCGCGGCCACGAGGAGGGCGCACCGCCGCCGGGGCGCCGGCACGACCACGGGTACGCCGACCTGGTCGCCGACCTCGACGCCGCCGCCCGGCTGCTCACCGACGAGGTGGGCGGGCCCCTCGTGCTGCTCGGGCACAGCCTGGGCGGGCAGGTGGCGAGCGCGCTGCTCGCCCAGCGACCCGACGCGGCCGCCGGGCTGGCCCTGGTCGCGAGCGGCTCGCCGTACTGGCGCGACTGGCGCCGCCGTCCCGACGACGCCGCGGGCTGGGGCGCGGTGCGGCTCCTCGCGCTCACGCAGGGAGCCGCCCTGCTGGCCCGGGTCCTGGGGCACTTCCCTGGCCACCGCTTCGGCTTCGCCGGGCGGGAGGCCCCGACCCAGACCCGCGACTGGGCGCGACTGGCCCGCACGGGGCGCCTGCGCTTCGCCGGGCTGGACGGGCGGGTGCGCGATCACACCGCCGCGCTGCGGGGGCTGCGCCTGCCGGTGCTCGCAGTGACGCTCGACGGCGACGACCTGACACCGCCGCGCAGCACCGACGGGCTGCTGCGCTGGTGGGCGGCAGCCGACGTGGAGCGCCACCACGTGTCGCCCGCGCCCGGCAGCGGGCTGAGCACCGACCACCTGCGGTGGGTGCGGACGCCCGCCGTGGTGGTGCCGGTCGTGGCGGCGTGGGTCTCGCGGGTGGCCGTCGGCCCGAGCCCTTGA
- the pdxH gene encoding pyridoxamine 5'-phosphate oxidase — MAPDPTPDPTPSPTPDSAPDLTRQLANLREDYARGGLDEADLDGDPLVTFARWFDDARAAGLHEPNAVVVATADAAGRPSVRTVLLKGVDERGFRFFTNLGSRKGSDLAANPACSLLFPWHPLERQVRVEGTASPLPRDEVAAYFASRPRSSQLGAWASEQSQPVADRAALEAAYDEVAARFPGEVPVPEHWGGFRVRPDVVEFWQGRTGRLHDRLVHRRVDGRWEVVRLQP; from the coding sequence GTGGCTCCCGACCCGACGCCCGACCCGACGCCCAGCCCGACGCCCGACTCGGCGCCCGACCTGACGCGGCAGCTGGCGAACCTGCGCGAGGACTACGCCCGTGGCGGTCTCGACGAGGCCGACCTCGACGGAGACCCGCTCGTCACCTTCGCGCGGTGGTTCGACGACGCCCGCGCCGCGGGGCTCCACGAGCCCAACGCCGTCGTGGTCGCCACCGCCGACGCCGCGGGGCGGCCCTCGGTGCGCACCGTGCTCCTCAAGGGGGTCGACGAGCGCGGCTTCCGCTTCTTCACCAACCTGGGCTCGCGCAAGGGCAGCGACCTCGCCGCCAACCCGGCGTGCTCCCTGCTCTTCCCGTGGCACCCCCTCGAGCGGCAGGTGCGCGTCGAGGGCACCGCCTCGCCGCTGCCGCGCGACGAGGTCGCGGCCTACTTCGCCTCCCGCCCCCGCAGCTCCCAGCTCGGGGCGTGGGCCTCGGAGCAGTCGCAGCCGGTCGCCGACCGCGCCGCGCTCGAGGCGGCGTACGACGAGGTGGCGGCCCGCTTCCCCGGCGAGGTGCCGGTGCCCGAGCACTGGGGCGGCTTCCGCGTGCGCCCCGACGTCGTGGAGTTCTGGCAGGGGCGCACGGGCCGGCTGCACGACCGGCTGGTCCACCGCCGCGTCGACGGCCGGTGGGAGGTCGTGCGACTGCAGCCGTGA